One Stratiformator vulcanicus genomic window, ACGTTTACCGCTGACGCGGATTCTGATTGCAAGTGCCGAACGACTTCTCGGATCGACGCGAGAATTTCATCCTGATCGACGGCTCGAGATTTCTTCTTCAGGTCCGCGTCTAAGTCGGAGAGTTGCCGGTCGATTTCCGTTAGCCGATCGTCAATCTCGCGATAATCTTTCCGCAAATCCGCGCGGAGCGGGCTATCCGACGGTTCGTCAAGCAGGGCTTGTCGAATCTGCTTTTTCCGCTCTTCGCATTTCAGACGCTCAGTGGAGAAAGATTCTCGCCTCTTAGGAAGGTCGGTTTCGTCATTATTAAGATCCTGTTCGACCGCGTTTATTAATTTCGTAACCCACGGACACTCGGAAAGCTCCTCATCCGAGAGGCGCTGAAGTTGCGAAAGGTTTGCAAGCCCGAAGAATTCAGCCGCGATTTTTTCGAAAACGGCCGCGTTCAAATCGGCAACCGAAACTGAGCATCGGTTGCAACAGACCCCGCTGAAAGTGTCGCCGCAGCGATAGCGATCGTACCGACGGACCTCTCCGTTCTTCTTGCTCGTGTACTCCGGACCCGAAATTGTCGCAAGCACTTTCCTGCACTCGGCGCAGCGAACCAATCCTGCGAGCGGGTTCTTAATTGCAACGCCGGGAAAGCGGCCCGTCGATGAGTTCGGCTTGCGCGAGCGTCTGCGACGTTGTCGCTGTACTCGGTCGAATACCGCCTGTTCGACGATGGGTTCGCAGAAGTTGTCGTTAACCTCCCACTCGTCTACGGGCTTCGCGACGAGTGTTTTCCGGTCATTACGCATCTCGGCTCGCGTCTTTCCGAGCGCGTAGCGACCGACATAAATTGCATTGCGGAGCCACTCGCGAATGGACGATTCCTTCACTTTCGCTCGTAACTCGGGATCGAGCGACTCGTCGTCGTGAATTGCTCGGACGATTCTGGTCGGCCCGAAGGCTTCTCGATCTGCCAACTCGAAGACTCGACGTACGATTGCAGCTTCTCGCTGGTTCGGAACGAGCCGATGATTAGGCCGCCCGTTGGCCCCCGTGCCGGCCGATTCAAGGTCGTATCCGAACGGCACCGGCCCTCCACGCCACCGCCCTTGCCGGACTGCATCGCGTTGTCCCCGTCTTGTTCGGGCTCCCTTTTCACGATTCTCGTGTTCCGCAAAGAGAGCCTGTGCTCCGTACGTGAACCAGCCATTACCGCTGTCGGGATCCGCGAAGTCGTTGCTCGCCGAAAAGAGCTTCACGCCAAGGTTCCGCAAGGTTCGAACGAGAAGCGTGTAGTTCTCTCGATCTCTCGAAAGGCGGTCAACGGAGTCCACGACGACTGCCTTGATACGGCCGTTGAGGCCCTTGATCCGATTGAGCATCTCCAGGACAGCGGTTCGCCGGAGTATTGCTCCTTTAACCGCTTCGTCGTCGAATCGATCGACGACACGAAACGGCAACTGCAATCGCTTGATTGCCTTCTCGATCTCAATTGCTTGCTGATCACAGCTTCGCTCATTCTGCGCGTCGCTTGAATATCGGGTGAGGATCACGACTTCGACTTGGGATTGCTCAGTGTTCTTCATCGTTAATCTCCGTGAGTTTTTGACGCCGACGGCGGATGCCGTCGGCGATGGCTTTTGCGAACAGTCGAAGAGCGTCTTGACGCCATCGGCCGGTCAGTTCCGCGTCAGAGTTGATCTGAGGTTTCGCTTCTGTTTCTGTTCGTTGACCGGGTACAGATTGATTCACGTTGCCTCCTTGGCATCGCTGCGTGTAAGAATTGCTGGGATTGGTTCACAAGTGGTTCACAGGTTCAATCGAACTCGGTGAGCGCATAAAAGAAGCCGACTCCAAGAGCCGGCTCGAAAAGATTTTGAAACGTCTTGTCGACTGAGGCGCTATACGACGCGGACTTCCTCCGGATCAACTTTCAGCTGGCATTGCTGCGTTCTCGACTCAAGCAATGCACCAATCAGCGGGAACTTCTCCCGAAGGCGTTTGCAGCGGGTCGGTAACGTGCTCGCGCTTACGGGAATAGCTCCGTAAAGTTTTCGGGCTAATACTTCAGAGCCGCCCGATGCACTTGTGATGAGCTCTTTTAAGAGTTGTTCTTCACCCTGCGTAAAGGGAATTCGTCCAGTGCTCTCCGATTCGATTAAGGTTCTTAATGACTTGCCGTCGACCCAGGCATCAAACGGATTCCTGCGGAGCACGACTCGGTACCGCCCGATCAAATCGTCGAGATTCTCGGCGTCCTTATTCTCATCGGCATAGAGCCGCTGGGTACGCTTAACCGCCTGTTTGAGATGATCGAGAACGCTGTTTCTGTTACTGCGGACGTGTGTGCGAAGTAATCCGCCAGTCGCTAAGACTGACTCGTCTAACGGCAGCCACGAAAGATCGGGGTTCGGAGACAAGGCCGCATAGGCCTGCGTCAACACGCAGCAGGCGTCTCGGAGCGGAAACTCCTCGTGTAGAAGGACGTCTGCTCGGATCGCATCAATCAATTGATTCAGACTCGAAACGTCTTCGTAAGCTTGCATAACCAAGACGTCGGCCCGAAGTTCCACCGAGAGCTGATTCATCCGCGATGAGAACCAGCGCAGATCGCCCCTGATCGCAAGAAGCCTCGCGTCGAACTCACGCGCGAC contains:
- a CDS encoding recombinase family protein codes for the protein MKNTEQSQVEVVILTRYSSDAQNERSCDQQAIEIEKAIKRLQLPFRVVDRFDDEAVKGAILRRTAVLEMLNRIKGLNGRIKAVVVDSVDRLSRDRENYTLLVRTLRNLGVKLFSASNDFADPDSGNGWFTYGAQALFAEHENREKGARTRRGQRDAVRQGRWRGGPVPFGYDLESAGTGANGRPNHRLVPNQREAAIVRRVFELADREAFGPTRIVRAIHDDESLDPELRAKVKESSIREWLRNAIYVGRYALGKTRAEMRNDRKTLVAKPVDEWEVNDNFCEPIVEQAVFDRVQRQRRRRSRKPNSSTGRFPGVAIKNPLAGLVRCAECRKVLATISGPEYTSKKNGEVRRYDRYRCGDTFSGVCCNRCSVSVADLNAAVFEKIAAEFFGLANLSQLQRLSDEELSECPWVTKLINAVEQDLNNDETDLPKRRESFSTERLKCEERKKQIRQALLDEPSDSPLRADLRKDYREIDDRLTEIDRQLSDLDADLKKKSRAVDQDEILASIREVVRHLQSESASAVNVGLNSFVDGVFVHSDGRIELRLCLAGSQAEQIERDDTSCDRDEPAFGPRRRKLHHRQTEADFDLDTDPFDSTMDFATGHDRFGHLGGEFFKTIELTLPEKQTWPEAHAVEVAKYRISTRRSVKQTAEHFGVSYPTLRKALEIARDEHGFDGTDAAVKALRKPNWAKQNAEAVFHFLQQGNTMKSAEAEFGRSEPTIRKARRIAEQRRRDSSSGAA